The genomic window cagacacacacattataaagaattaaattaaagttgtattatcatcaagcagctttcaaatgacattataagcaaataaaaataaaatatttttaatacattgctaattattacctgcatctttacctatactgttttgccctagctcttactttgcactatagcaaaataaaaaagaagcagataaagatcaatcacacaggtgcccttcaaagctcagtaacacctctccataaattatgtggaagaggtctggaagtggggatagcatctatttcatatcctcagtgagacctcaggaaggaacctagtgatcaaaacattattagaggtgttgtacagccatttcttgtatgactggatgagctatatttatctttttttttttagttgtttaaattcatgcagaaataaatggttagattgaacctaatgacttcattaacgcatttcccttttttaaacctctatactatttgaaagagggtgaatatctaattattcacttctacaattggatacttcttaaatttagtaaaaatattatggcacaagtgtcaaaccttaaaaaaggaagtcatatcgagcattggaaaataataataaataactaataaaaatagtatacatttaattttccccactaccaaatttccccgcccccacccggctactttttcatgccacccggctggaaaaaatttctggggagaacactacaCATTGCACAGAACACTCTAGCATGAGCAATCTCAGGTCAATCAAGATATGATCACATTATACCTAGTTGCAAGCTTTGCACTGGCTGCCTTTTGATTTTAGAATCCATTATAAAGGTGATAATGCTGGTGTTTAAGACCACTATAAGTAAGGTATCTCCAGTAATCATAGCCACTTTACATTTGCATCAGACCCTGAGCATTACAGTCAGCAACAGATACTTTGATGGATGTGCCTTCAAAGTGATTTACCATGATGATTATTGATCATCTCTATTTTATAAAGCAGGTCCGATTCCTGGAATGCATTCTCTACAGATACACATGCAGTGAGAGATATGAAAGAATTTAAGACCAAGTTGAAACTATATTGTTTCAGCATAAAAAATATGTTTGTGCTGCTTTTCTTGACCACTAAGACCTTTCTTGGATATCTGTAGGCATAACTTACAAGAGAGATCATTGTGGGGTCCCAGGCATTGCAGACACCAGTTGTCCATAATTGATATTGCACTATTGCACAGAATGCACTCAGACCTACTAGAAGCTTTATTCTAAGACATCTTAAACTGGAAAATGGCAGCTGCTATAAATTTTTTGCAAACAGATATTCTGACCAGGAGCGTATGCCAGTTgatgccaacccccccccccatgacagtggcacacacacacaaaaatacacCCATAGGAAACTTGAAAATGACTGAAAACCTAAGGTGTAACTGATCAACAAACACTTTGAGGTGAGTGCTCCTGTTGACGTCACACCAGCTCTGTGTAAAGATAAAGACTAGGGTAGATCTGCGTGACAGTGGCAGACAAAGTGGTACACATAGGTGTAAAGTGACTCAAAAGTTTCAAGTACATGCCAAGCTAGAAATGCTAGCCTGAACTCCACTGATGTTTCAATGATGTAAGGACTTGTACCTGTTTGCCCTTGGAGAACACACTTTACAGTGAGAATTAGCAAAATTATACAGTTTGAATACTCTCTACcttaaacttccccccccccccagggaagcTATGCCAAATATTCTCATACCTCCTGAATGATCTGCTTCCGTCTCTGTTGACCAATGCTCATCATTTCTCACTTCTGGAGAACTCTCTTTCTGTATTTCATTGCTACACAGTatatttgtattattttcttgcGATCCAAGTGCAAGTAGTTCTTCTGATGGTACTGTACTCTGGTCCATGGAAACACCACCAATTCTGGATGTGTTCAAAAAATCAAAGTGTTGGTTGGCAGCAATACAAGAAAAGCCTGTGCTCTGTAAAAGATCTTCTGAACCTATCCCATCTTCAGATGTGCAAACACTACAACCAGAGTCCTCTGTCACAATGTTTAATTCTTCAAATAACTCCCCAAGACCAGGAACAGAGCTGAGGAATTTTTCACGGTGTTCActctgaatcaaatttttttgtttacattcagcAGGATCCCCATGAACTGGGCTTGATAAGTTCATATTCTTtaaaatacttacatagtccTTGCCTTCTGcgtgttttttttcttctgaaagAGTTGGTTTTATTACAATATTTGGTTTAATGTCCATCTCACTTTCCCTATTGCTTTTTACTACATTCTGTTCCCATACAAGTTTCTGACTGGCTGATAAAGTGTCATTTGTTTGTTCCAGTAAGCAATCACTCTCATGTTCCAAGACTTTGCCATTATCAGACATATCAGTTGTAGCACAAGACAATATTTCCTTGGTAGCTGCTAAAATGACCTTAGATATAATATTTACGGCTACTTGTTCAATTTTTTCAGCTTCTTCTTTTACCAAACCCTCatcttccgtttctcttcccaaatTACCTACCACAAATCTCATTTTTTCACAATATTCATTTGCTTTGCCTTGATAGTTAGAAAAAGGATTCCCAATCTCAGATCCATCATTTTCTCTGTAATCGCATTCCATGTAACTATTACGCAGCTTCCCAGTTACTATGGACTCATTTTCCACAGCAACGGTTTCTTCAGTCTCATTGCATTGTGCCTTTTCAAGAGATACTCTTTGTGCATCTTTTTCCAAAGATAAAATGTCATTTGACTCTTTGAGACAAAATGCTTTTTTCTCAACAGCAGCTACATGGGTATCTTTTTCCATGGCTACTTCTTTATTATGCTGAATATATCTATTAATGGTAGCTACCTGGGTACCCTTCTCTATCAAAGCAATTGCCTTGATTTTATGAGTTTTTTCTAGAGAGATATTTTTACAGAATTCAGTGTGCAGAGTCATAGTTTCATCAGCACTTCTCTGGACATTTTTTTCTACAATTTCACTGAATTCTGGACGTCCTACTATTTTTTCCTCTATTGTCTGTGAACTTTTATCTATAAACAGCATTTCATTTACTATTGCAGGTTGTTTTACTACCATCTTAGAAGTAGTTGTGTGGGTCCCTGTCTGCATGGAAGCAATATCAGTCTCATTGAACTGATTAGTCTGAACCAGTTGATTGCAAGGAAATGACAATGTGATAACAGCTTCTTTCTCTGGCTTATGGTACACAGCAGACATATGATCAATTTCTACAGAAGTTTCTTTTGCACATTTGATAGTCATGGCTTTATTAACCAAGACTTTATTTGGGACCTGTTTTGCTTCACATTTTGTTTTTACCTTACTAGAAGAGCAATTCAATTTCTCTTCAGATTCAGTAACTGGGATTAGCATGTCAGCCACTTGGATTTCTTGGGAATGAGATTCAAGTCTTGGTAAACTGAAAGAATGATGTTTAATACTAGTTGCTAGAGGATAGTTATTTTCTTGGATAGTGGAAGAGGTTCCATGAACCATTTTCCATGTTTCTTCATATTTATCATTGGGTTCATTTATGTTGGCTTCAGTGCTCTCTGCTGGGCTAGAAAAGTTTGCAACTAAAGACCTTAATGGTTGCTGCATTTCAGATAGTGGTATTACTTCCACAGTTGACTTTGTGCACAAATCATCATTTCCCTGGCATTTTTCTTGGTCTCTGAATACAGGTTGTGCCTTCATACAGTTTAAGTCGTCTGTAGGCTCAGTTTTGGTCGTTTCTGTTTGCTGACTGTATACATTAGTTGATGCTTGTCCATCATGACTATTAATCTGCTGTTTTTTACGAGCAAAGAACCACCACCAACCAATAAGCGCAAGCACTCCAGGTAAGGTGTAGGAAAAGAATGCACGGAACCGGAAAGTCATTGTAAAAGTTCTTCAGCAATTAGATCtgaaaagaaaacacaaaaattGAGCTTTACAATCTTATGAGCAAAGCAGGCATCTAGAAAACTGCAAAAAAATAAGTTCTataaagaaattaggttcttaccttgataatatcttttccagtagatagggatggtatgctgaaccatagggttatccATCTGTGCTCACAAGCAtattgcagaagatgtcaatcacagcttaccaactcctcctcctcctctgctgcaTCCTTTAGTTCATACCAAAGCTGGCAACAGCCCTACAGAAGATGACTGAAGAAGGGATATGGAGAATTCCCTGAAAAACAGAATTCCGATCTGTTCAGATGAAGTTAAAACAATCAATGGGGAAACAGTAATGTAACAAGCCTCCTAAAGTAAAAATGAAttcaataaaatacaagttaAGCAAGAAATATAAAGAGCCTGAATATTTATGGAGCTCAACCATTCCTCCCTTGTAATCCTATATACAGTTTCTTCCTAATCCAATAGTCAGACGGTGAAATCTTAGCTATGGAGATGACCTTTAAGCTTGAGCCAGAAAGGAGGCACATCTGACAAATTACTGGGCAGGAGGTTCAgaataccatccctatctactggaaaaaatattatcaaggtaagaatctaatctttttccagtgcaatagggataaTATGCTGAACTATACCTAAGTAGTCTCCAAACTAGGGTGGGATAGATGAGCCTGCTCGTAGTATTAAGGACCAGAAAAAGGCACCTTCCTGTGCTGCTATGTCCACCCTGTAGAATTTGGTGACTGTATGAAGGGAGGACTAGGATGTTGATCTACAAAATCTCTTTGGGTGAAATTGCCTGAGTATCCACCCAAGAAGACGTCACTCCTCTTGTTGAATGTGCCTTACAGGTGGCTGTTTGCCACAACCAATATATGCAGAGGATATAGCTCTACAAATGTAGATAGTGGCCTTGGAAGCGGGTCTGCCTAATTGGTTaacacaaaaagatgatccgagACACGAAATTCAGTAATTTCAGGTAACGCAAGAGAACTCTCTGGATGTCCAAAACCTTCAAGGCCTTTTCTTTCTTCTTGAACCCTGTGGGATAAAATGCTGGCAACTGGCAGTCTAACCTTTTGGTTGACATGAAATGCCAACATGACTTTTGATAAGGAGGGAACCATACGCAAGGTCACTCACTTCTGTGATCTTGAGGAACGGCTCTCTGCACAACAGTGCCTGCAATTCTGGGACTCTCCTTGTAGATTAACTGTAACCAAAATGACTGCTTTGACCAACAGATCCATGAGGGAGGCTTCCTGCAACGGCTCATATGGAACCCTGCTGAGTCCCAAGACCATATTAAGATTCCAAGATAGAAACAGGTCTCAAATCAGCGGCCTTAGTCTCAGGGAACCTTTCAATAACCTACATCCAGACGGGTTGCTAGCAAAACACTCTTCTCTCAGGCCTGGAAGCATAAGAGTCCTGCTACTTGAACTTTAAGGGACAACACCTTGTCAAGGACCTCTTGGAGAAATGCCAGTACCAACAAGATTGAGACTTTGTCTGGCTCCAATTTTTCTTTACTCAACAATGCTGAAACATCTCTCGTGCTTTAGCATACACCGAATCCATCGTTGGCTTTTTGGTTCCAAGGAGAGAAGCGATGACTATTTCTGAATACACTTTTCAAACAACAGCCATGTCATAAGACCAAACCATCATGGTTGACTCCAGGGCAATCAGCTCCTACGAGAGCAAGTCTGGGTGCACCTAGAGTCTGAGACTTTGCTCATTCTGCAGGCATGAGATGTGTGCCACGAGTGCCTGGACTAATCTGGTGCCACAAGTTCCTGGGTGATCTGCTATTCGGTGGACCACCCAGCCTATCATGGAACACAGAGTAGCCTTGTCTCTGGCCATGGTTGAACAAGGGCATCTAGCCTTGCAATTCTGGGTTCACATCTTCGGCTGAAGAACAGTcgcttttttgttctttgaaaATCACCAAGAATAGAGAGAATGATgtggggggaaaatttgtcccgaTCTCGTCAGACTCTGTCCATGGacctgccctgtccccgcagactcttgtctgatcccatccgtacAAGTCCACCatcaggaaaactgaatgctacatagaatGCTACATAAAATAACTTggtcacacacagaacacaaatgccaaatacataataactgaccaaaaatgataaacataaattaaaccaaaattccaagaagccacaccttccatGTAGTCTaacaccaaagaaataaaaagattcatttcctcctatactatgcaaaatataaagatcacacatgccagggatagtgttaggccaaggagtgcaattagggcaactggcccctggctagagaaagccctaagccataTAGAAGCTGAAGATAGCACAGGCTAGTAGTGGGCTTCTGGGTCCCCTCCCAAATTTTTGCCCTTGGCCCGACCCAAGTCTAACACCAGCACCGGCAGGATAAATGTTTCAGTTctcatatattctaatcacaaaataaaaaataaaattatttttctatcttttgtcgtctggtcattttatttttcagacaATGTTGttaccaggctctggtttctgtcatctcttaactcactcgccagtctcctgctcatttgacatttcttcttctctGTGCTCATCTTCCATCTATGTGTACCTGTCTTTCCCTTCCAAGTCCCCTATACCttcctgtccagcatctctcctgtgTCCATCTCTCTGTATTTATCATTACTATTCTATGCCCTGCATTACTCATCTCCTTCTATGTCCTATTTTCTCCCACATCTAGCACTTTTCCTCTGTGTTCATATACGCCCTCCCATGTCTGCCATGCCCTTTTCTGTCCATGTACCATTCCCATACAGCATCTCCCCTTTGTgttcctgtccctattctcctctccatgcTCATTATTTTCCCTCTGTTTCTGATACCtccctgtgtctctccctatatCTGCTATATTCAGTATTTCATTCCCTATTCCTTCATTCAAGTAGTATGTTCCTTTTCCCTTATCTTCTATCTAGCAGCCTCCCTTCCACAGGTGcagcacctctcccccttccctccagcagATTCTatagctctctcccttcccttcagctccagccctcCCCTCCATAGGCCAAGCACATCCCTCACTCCCTTACCTTTAGCTTCAGCCC from Geotrypetes seraphini chromosome 15, aGeoSer1.1, whole genome shotgun sequence includes these protein-coding regions:
- the AKAP1 gene encoding A-kinase anchor protein 1, mitochondrial, with product MTFRFRAFFSYTLPGVLALIGWWWFFARKKQQINSHDGQASTNVYSQQTETTKTEPTDDLNCMKAQPVFRDQEKCQGNDDLCTKSTVEVIPLSEMQQPLRSLVANFSSPAESTEANINEPNDKYEETWKMVHGTSSTIQENNYPLATSIKHHSFSLPRLESHSQEIQVADMLIPVTESEEKLNCSSSKVKTKCEAKQVPNKVLVNKAMTIKCAKETSVEIDHMSAVYHKPEKEAVITLSFPCNQLVQTNQFNETDIASMQTGTHTTTSKMVVKQPAIVNEMLFIDKSSQTIEEKIVGRPEFSEIVEKNVQRSADETMTLHTEFCKNISLEKTHKIKAIALIEKGTQVATINRYIQHNKEVAMEKDTHVAAVEKKAFCLKESNDILSLEKDAQRVSLEKAQCNETEETVAVENESIVTGKLRNSYMECDYRENDGSEIGNPFSNYQGKANEYCEKMRFVVGNLGRETEDEGLVKEEAEKIEQVAVNIISKVILAATKEILSCATTDMSDNGKVLEHESDCLLEQTNDTLSASQKLVWEQNVVKSNRESEMDIKPNIVIKPTLSEEKKHAEGKDYVSILKNMNLSSPVHGDPAECKQKNLIQSEHREKFLSSVPGLGELFEELNIVTEDSGCSVCTSEDGIGSEDLLQSTGFSCIAANQHFDFLNTSRIGGVSMDQSTVPSEELLALGSQENNTNILCSNEIQKESSPEVRNDEHWSTETEADHSGGSDVNSMDSVDSGCAPGKTKNIQIDRQGTECKKSELVIWEIEVPKHLVGRLIGKQGRYVSFLKQTSGAKIYISTLPYTQEFQICHIEGSQQQVDRALNMIGKKFKELNLTNIYAPPPPLTLPSLPMTSWLMLPDGITVEVIVVNVVNAGHIFVQQHTHPTFHALRSLDQQMYLCYSQPGIPTLPTPVEVGVICAAPGMDGAWWRAQVVAYYKDGNEAEIRYVDYGGYERVKIEILRQIRSDFVTLPFQGAEVLLDNVISLPDEDQFSSEADVAVNDMTRGTALLAQVTSYDGVTGLPLIQLWSMLGDEVVSINRALVERGFAQWIDNY